One Psychrilyobacter piezotolerans DNA segment encodes these proteins:
- a CDS encoding methylated-DNA--[protein]-cysteine S-methyltransferase has translation MKIGGAGLKGRVYLEHDYLGIIKIIEETHGISGIYFLDEKEAEEISSPEVIKCKKELEEYFEKKRTKFTINIDFKGGTEFQRACWKAMYEIPYGKTISYSEEAAAINNPKAVRAVGGANGKNPISIVVPUHRVIGKSGKLTGFASGLWRKEYLLNLEKEKNNV, from the coding sequence ATGAAAATTGGAGGTGCTGGTTTGAAAGGAAGAGTGTATTTAGAGCATGATTATCTTGGTATCATTAAGATCATTGAAGAAACCCATGGAATAAGCGGTATTTATTTTTTAGATGAAAAAGAAGCAGAGGAAATATCCAGCCCTGAAGTGATAAAATGCAAAAAAGAATTAGAGGAGTATTTTGAAAAAAAGAGAACTAAATTCACTATAAATATTGATTTTAAAGGCGGTACAGAGTTTCAAAGGGCATGCTGGAAAGCCATGTATGAGATCCCCTATGGAAAAACTATTTCTTATTCGGAAGAAGCTGCAGCCATCAACAATCCTAAAGCTGTGAGGGCTGTGGGAGGTGCAAATGGAAAGAATCCGATTTCCATTGTAGTTCCCTGACACAGAGTAATAGGTAAGTCGGGTAAACTTACAGGATTTGCATCTGGTCTCTGGAGAAAAGAATATCTCCTAAACTTAGAGAAAGAAAAAAATAATGTATAA
- a CDS encoding acetate uptake transporter codes for MERSIKDTSANPAPIGLLGFGATTMLLNLHNAGLFELNSMIMVMGLFYGGIAQFVAGVLENKKGNTFGSTAFISYGSFWWTLVGVWVGNKFGFFPTDHIAVGSYMAVWGVISLIFFVGTLNGPTIGKLVFGTLVLLFAVLALHFFYESAALGTLAGYIGIVCASCAIYEAAAIILNEKYGKVILPM; via the coding sequence ATGGAAAGATCAATTAAAGATACAAGCGCTAACCCGGCTCCAATAGGATTATTAGGATTTGGAGCAACAACAATGTTATTAAACTTACACAATGCAGGTTTATTTGAATTAAACAGTATGATTATGGTAATGGGATTATTCTACGGTGGAATTGCACAATTCGTTGCAGGTGTTCTAGAGAATAAAAAAGGAAATACTTTCGGATCTACAGCATTTATTTCATATGGTTCGTTCTGGTGGACTTTAGTAGGAGTATGGGTAGGAAATAAATTCGGTTTCTTCCCTACAGATCATATAGCAGTTGGTTCTTATATGGCAGTATGGGGAGTAATTTCATTAATATTCTTCGTTGGAACATTGAATGGTCCTACTATTGGAAAATTAGTTTTTGGAACTTTAGTATTATTATTCGCTGTATTAGCACTACATTTCTTCTATGAAAGTGCAGCTTTAGGAACACTAGCAGGATACATAGGAATAGTATGTGCATCATGTGCTATCTATGAAGCCGCAGCTATAATTTTAAATGAAAAATACGGTAAAGTAATCTTACCAATGTAA
- a CDS encoding transcriptional regulator, whose protein sequence is MAELLTVKEVEKICKVKQGRAYRLMKEINDEMKEKGYLVIRGRVNSSFLYEKLGLGGNDV, encoded by the coding sequence ATGGCGGAGCTATTAACTGTAAAAGAAGTTGAAAAAATATGTAAAGTTAAGCAAGGGAGAGCATACAGATTGATGAAAGAAATAAATGATGAAATGAAAGAGAAGGGGTATTTGGTTATTAGAGGAAGGGTTAATTCAAGCTTTTTATATGAAAAATTAGGATTAGGTGGTAATGATGTCTAG
- a CDS encoding carbonic anhydrase, protein MEKLLKGHQKFKAIKFKKNKDLFLKLVKDGQHPGTLFIGCSDSRVIPGLITGSKPGELFTIQNVGNFVAPYKPDEDYHSTASAIEYAVSVLKVDDIIVCGHSHCGAIKSLYKDLNKNEDLIHTNKWLELGNEAKKVAQLVGGSEEEKLINTEKISAMFQLENLLTYPAVKRRVDEGSLHLHVWYYKIETGEIEYYDDTKGSFIPMEG, encoded by the coding sequence ATGGAAAAATTATTAAAGGGACATCAAAAATTTAAAGCGATAAAGTTCAAAAAAAATAAAGATTTATTTTTAAAATTAGTGAAAGATGGGCAGCATCCGGGAACATTGTTTATAGGATGCAGTGATTCCAGGGTAATCCCGGGATTAATTACTGGCTCTAAACCTGGTGAACTGTTTACCATTCAAAATGTAGGCAACTTCGTGGCTCCCTATAAACCTGATGAAGATTATCATTCAACAGCCTCAGCGATAGAATATGCAGTATCCGTTTTAAAGGTAGACGATATAATAGTTTGCGGACATTCCCATTGTGGAGCTATCAAATCTCTCTATAAGGATTTGAATAAAAACGAGGATCTGATTCATACAAATAAATGGCTGGAATTAGGGAATGAAGCCAAAAAAGTAGCACAATTAGTAGGGGGATCGGAGGAAGAAAAACTTATTAATACAGAAAAAATTTCTGCTATGTTCCAGCTGGAAAACTTATTGACATATCCTGCAGTAAAAAGAAGGGTCGATGAGGGATCATTGCACCTTCATGTCTGGTATTACAAGATAGAAACAGGCGAGATAGAGTATTATGACGACACCAAAGGATCATTTATTCCTATGGAAGGTTAA
- a CDS encoding zinc transporter ZntB — translation MREDINQELIFSMLLDGKGGAVKYNWDDIDAWSPEKGILWMHLSLSEDAINNWINKRSGISKTLSEALLNRRNRPRILKEEDKLFLSLRAINFNPGADPDDMVFLHIYMEKNRIITIRHNKVLAVDNVASSLETGTGPKDSYEFLLEILSKISYRIGKSIQSIDDQIDEIEEAIVEKADLKLRPALSSLRRQAINIRRFLSPQREVLHYLDSLEMPWFKLKEIYKLKELTEKYIRYLEEIDSARDRAAITHEEINSIYSEQLNQTMYVLSIVATIFLPLGFLTGLLGINVGGIPGVENPMAFLIVCIVLIFVGIIELWIFKLKKWL, via the coding sequence ATGAGAGAAGATATTAATCAGGAATTAATTTTTTCCATGCTGCTAGACGGAAAGGGAGGAGCTGTTAAATATAATTGGGATGATATAGATGCCTGGTCTCCTGAAAAAGGGATTCTATGGATGCATCTTTCTCTCTCGGAAGATGCGATAAATAACTGGATTAATAAAAGAAGTGGGATTTCTAAAACACTCTCAGAAGCTTTACTTAATAGAAGAAACAGACCTCGTATTTTAAAGGAAGAAGACAAGCTCTTTCTTTCGTTGAGAGCTATAAATTTCAATCCCGGGGCTGATCCTGACGATATGGTATTTCTCCATATTTATATGGAAAAGAATAGGATAATAACAATTCGCCATAACAAAGTTCTGGCTGTGGATAATGTCGCTTCATCCCTTGAGACCGGCACCGGACCGAAGGATTCCTATGAATTTCTATTGGAAATTTTATCCAAAATATCTTACCGGATAGGGAAATCTATTCAAAGTATCGATGACCAGATAGATGAAATTGAAGAAGCGATAGTGGAAAAAGCAGATCTCAAACTGCGGCCGGCATTGTCTTCCCTGAGAAGGCAGGCAATCAATATACGCCGTTTTCTTTCTCCCCAGAGGGAAGTACTGCATTATTTAGACAGCCTTGAGATGCCATGGTTTAAACTCAAAGAGATTTATAAATTAAAGGAATTGACAGAAAAGTATATCAGGTATCTGGAAGAGATAGATTCAGCCAGAGACAGGGCTGCCATAACCCATGAGGAGATTAACAGCATTTACAGTGAGCAGCTCAATCAGACCATGTATGTATTATCCATTGTTGCTACAATCTTCCTTCCCCTTGGATTCCTCACAGGTTTATTGGGAATAAATGTAGGGGGGATTCCCGGAGTGGAAAATCCTATGGCATTTTTAATAGTTTGTATTGTTTTGATATTTGTAGGTATTATAGAGTTATGGATATTCAAATTAAAGAAATGGCTGTAA
- a CDS encoding LacI family DNA-binding transcriptional regulator has product MGKLTIKDIAKQSGFSVSTVSNVINGKGKCSLETQKKIFSLMEEVGYKPNCAARTLASKKSNLIGILFPVEDEIFRKNNSYQKIVNSITSELSKKSYDLVIGNNTKELDILEWALKRDLEGIVIVGDLDPEKDLKKINIPIVFIDNYKNNLYGVNYINSDDTIGGFDATEILAKNNCKNIGFVGSEDIEVHSRRYLGYQSALIESSLGEERLYLDQPTYQGGLILGEMISKTDIDGLCIASDIMAFGIISSLLKNGKKIPEDIKIIGFDNIDSCRYTTPTLSSVDLNFSAKGIMAVQMIFEEIEGKTFLRNQSIDLNIVLRESTGNKN; this is encoded by the coding sequence ATGGGAAAATTAACGATTAAAGATATTGCTAAACAATCAGGGTTCTCTGTATCTACCGTTTCTAACGTGATAAATGGAAAGGGGAAATGCAGTCTGGAAACTCAAAAGAAAATATTTAGCTTAATGGAAGAGGTGGGGTATAAACCCAATTGCGCAGCAAGAACCCTGGCCAGTAAAAAATCTAACTTAATTGGAATCTTATTTCCAGTTGAGGATGAGATCTTTCGAAAAAATAACTCCTACCAAAAAATAGTGAATTCAATAACTTCTGAACTTTCAAAAAAATCATATGACCTGGTAATTGGAAATAATACCAAAGAACTGGATATATTGGAATGGGCATTAAAAAGAGATTTAGAGGGGATAGTCATAGTTGGAGATTTGGACCCGGAAAAAGATTTAAAAAAAATAAATATCCCCATAGTTTTTATAGATAACTACAAGAACAATCTCTATGGTGTTAATTATATTAATAGTGATGACACCATCGGGGGATTTGATGCCACAGAGATCTTGGCCAAAAATAATTGTAAAAATATAGGATTTGTCGGGAGTGAAGATATAGAGGTTCACAGCAGGAGATATCTTGGATACCAGAGTGCTCTTATAGAATCATCTTTGGGGGAGGAAAGGCTCTATCTGGATCAGCCCACCTACCAAGGGGGCTTAATATTGGGAGAAATGATCTCTAAAACCGATATAGACGGTCTGTGTATAGCTTCCGACATAATGGCATTTGGGATAATATCATCTCTTTTAAAAAACGGTAAAAAAATACCTGAAGATATAAAAATTATAGGGTTTGATAACATAGATTCATGCCGGTATACAACTCCTACTCTGAGTTCTGTGGATCTGAATTTTTCTGCTAAGGGAATAATGGCAGTGCAGATGATCTTTGAGGAGATAGAGGGGAAAACTTTTTTAAGGAATCAATCGATAGATTTAAATATAGTATTGAGGGAAAGCACGGGAAATAAAAATTAA
- a CDS encoding site-specific integrase has product MSSVKDKNGKWISRFYFTNYRGERVQKFKRGFKTKREAQEFERNFIAKSKFEISMSFHELCNMYLEDLSHRLRENTLNIKKCVLSDKILPFFGEMEVGKITPILIREWQNELISSKNKKTNKSYSKTYMRMINNSLVAVFNYAVKYHDLKENPCDKAGSIGSNNSKEMNIWTVDEFEKFVKELQHKPVSYIGFNILFWTGIRIGELLALTVEDIDLDNKIIRINKSCQRIGKRDVITEPKTQKSIRNIRITKKLVTLMEKYLSLLYNVSNDERIIKGSKQTFRYDMKIYSEKAGIKKIRIHDLRHSHASVLINLGVNPLSIAKRLGHEKIETTLNIYSHLYPEQEKSVIDLLEKF; this is encoded by the coding sequence ATGTCTAGTGTTAAAGATAAAAACGGGAAGTGGATTTCCCGTTTTTATTTTACAAATTATCGAGGTGAAAGAGTCCAAAAATTTAAAAGGGGATTCAAAACTAAACGGGAAGCACAGGAATTTGAAAGAAATTTTATAGCAAAGTCAAAATTTGAAATAAGCATGAGCTTTCATGAATTATGCAATATGTACTTAGAAGATCTTTCGCATAGATTAAGAGAGAATACATTGAATATAAAAAAATGTGTTCTTTCAGATAAAATACTTCCTTTTTTTGGTGAAATGGAAGTTGGAAAGATAACACCAATCTTAATAAGAGAATGGCAAAATGAATTGATATCTAGCAAGAATAAAAAAACAAATAAGTCTTACAGTAAGACTTATATGAGAATGATAAATAATAGTTTGGTAGCAGTATTTAACTATGCTGTTAAATATCATGATTTAAAAGAAAATCCTTGCGATAAGGCAGGCAGTATAGGAAGTAATAATTCAAAAGAGATGAATATTTGGACTGTTGATGAGTTTGAAAAATTTGTTAAAGAATTACAGCATAAACCAGTTTCTTATATTGGCTTTAACATCTTGTTTTGGACAGGGATAAGAATAGGCGAGTTATTGGCTCTTACAGTAGAAGATATTGATTTAGATAATAAAATTATAAGAATTAATAAATCATGCCAAAGGATAGGGAAACGTGATGTGATAACGGAACCTAAGACTCAAAAAAGTATCAGAAATATAAGAATAACTAAAAAATTAGTCACTCTTATGGAAAAATACTTGTCTTTACTGTATAATGTTTCTAATGATGAAAGAATTATCAAAGGGAGCAAACAAACTTTTAGGTATGATATGAAAATTTATTCAGAAAAAGCCGGAATAAAAAAGATAAGAATTCATGATTTACGACATAGTCATGCAAGTGTGTTGATAAATTTAGGAGTTAATCCATTATCAATAGCTAAAAGACTTGGACATGAAAAGATAGAAACGACATTGAATATATATTCTCATCTTTACCCAGAACAGGAAAAGAGTGTAATAGATTTACTAGAAAAATTTTAA
- the dnaN gene encoding DNA polymerase III subunit beta — MKIIINRNELIHNLSDLSLVIKDNSIRPAISGAKLEVRNDEIRFTGTTLETTIKSYLNGEIIEEGVVVFKIGLVLEYIKLLNQDEIEVSATENKLFIHNAEFSTLDSDEYPKLNIVGGDSLLDIEADTLVEAFDKVSFSASMTPENLAINTIRMKLEDNKIYLITTDSYRLTHYVLESETKLNKEISIPLEGATILSKLFRGSKETLNFFIDGSQLRVKSEKLVFSIRLVDLAFPDYNAILDSMNSTKTIEMNLKELKSALKKALTIAKRNQETKNGAYFDFNGNKLKISVSSGSAKTMQKLDTIKEGDNFKASLNVKFIEDFLNNIEKNIIIRATNASSMFILKEADNENYTYILMPLALRD; from the coding sequence ATGAAAATCATAATCAATAGAAATGAACTGATACACAACCTAAGCGACTTATCTTTAGTTATTAAGGATAATTCCATAAGACCTGCAATATCAGGGGCTAAATTAGAAGTAAGAAACGATGAAATTAGATTTACCGGAACAACACTGGAAACTACTATAAAATCATATTTAAATGGTGAAATTATAGAGGAAGGGGTCGTTGTCTTTAAAATCGGATTGGTTTTAGAATATATAAAATTATTAAACCAGGATGAGATAGAGGTCAGTGCCACTGAAAATAAGTTATTTATCCATAATGCTGAGTTTTCAACCCTTGACAGTGATGAATATCCCAAACTAAATATAGTGGGAGGAGATTCACTTTTAGATATCGAGGCAGATACCCTGGTAGAAGCTTTTGACAAGGTATCATTTTCGGCTTCTATGACCCCTGAAAATTTGGCTATTAATACCATCAGGATGAAATTAGAGGACAATAAAATTTATTTGATTACCACAGATTCATACAGGCTCACCCACTATGTTTTAGAGAGTGAAACCAAGCTGAATAAGGAGATCTCTATACCTTTAGAAGGAGCTACTATTTTAAGCAAACTGTTCAGAGGCAGCAAGGAAACTTTAAACTTCTTTATCGACGGCAGTCAATTGAGAGTGAAATCTGAAAAATTAGTTTTTTCTATCAGACTGGTAGACCTGGCATTCCCTGATTACAACGCTATTTTGGACAGTATGAATTCTACTAAGACCATTGAGATGAACTTAAAAGAACTTAAATCAGCCCTGAAAAAGGCGCTTACCATTGCCAAAAGAAACCAGGAGACAAAAAATGGTGCATATTTTGATTTTAACGGGAATAAACTGAAGATATCGGTATCTTCCGGAAGTGCAAAAACTATGCAAAAGCTGGATACCATCAAAGAAGGCGATAATTTCAAAGCTTCGTTAAATGTAAAATTTATAGAAGATTTTTTAAACAATATAGAAAAAAATATAATTATCAGAGCTACCAATGCCAGTTCGATGTTTATCTTAAAAGAGGCGGACAATGAGAATTATACTTATATCTTAATGCCGTTAGCCCTTAGAGATTAG
- a CDS encoding ParA family protein has translation MAKVILFKNNKGGVGKSLLCFWTGHILSTLSKSKDEKNKVLILTSDSQNNIMQMAGAKSGYGDGLQGYIDGRGSDLIRLREGLFYVPLTSTGIKRTFETRFLDVIEIFKTQYDYILIDGSPVLKLDNIFLEVSDKVVIPTFLDNVTTKGMINLIKEVGVNRVAMIVPNRVGRSKMEREHLNKLKEKLEGVGAAITDPIYQTIKIMQLTERSKTIMETKSKQYDDIKQIFAKIVREVM, from the coding sequence ATGGCTAAAGTAATTTTATTTAAAAATAATAAAGGAGGAGTAGGCAAATCCTTATTATGTTTCTGGACTGGTCATATCCTTTCTACCCTTTCCAAATCAAAGGATGAGAAAAATAAAGTACTGATCCTTACATCTGATTCACAGAATAATATCATGCAAATGGCAGGAGCTAAATCAGGCTATGGTGATGGACTCCAGGGATATATTGATGGTAGAGGTTCAGATCTAATCAGGTTAAGAGAGGGGTTATTCTATGTGCCTCTAACATCTACTGGGATAAAAAGAACTTTTGAAACTAGGTTCCTGGATGTAATAGAAATTTTTAAGACTCAATATGACTATATTCTTATAGATGGATCACCAGTATTAAAATTAGATAACATCTTCCTGGAAGTCAGTGACAAGGTAGTAATTCCTACCTTCCTGGATAATGTAACAACTAAGGGAATGATTAACCTAATTAAAGAAGTAGGAGTGAATAGGGTAGCTATGATTGTTCCTAATAGGGTTGGTAGGAGTAAGATGGAACGAGAGCACCTGAATAAATTAAAAGAGAAGCTAGAGGGAGTAGGAGCTGCTATCACTGATCCCATCTACCAGACTATAAAAATTATGCAGCTTACAGAAAGATCCAAAACAATCATGGAAACTAAGAGTAAACAATATGATGATATAAAACAGATCTTTGCAAAAATTGTAAGGGAGGTGATGTAG
- a CDS encoding aminoacyl-histidine dipeptidase has protein sequence MNVLSGLKPEKVFNFFEEISAIPRGSKKEEQISAYLADFGRSRGLETIQDEALNVIIKKDATPGYEDVPAIIIQGHMDMVWEKNLDTEFDFENEGLKLLIDGDYIKAKGTTLGADNGIAVAFALAVLDSKDIPHPKLEVLMTSDEETGMSGAMALDGNLLEGKYLFNIDTEEEGEIYVSCSGGNRTTLTIPVTYTEPALDSFYNISVRGLFGGHSGMEIQLQRGNSNKIMGRILKAISDKLTINLVKINGGSKTNAIPREGDAMISAAKKDTAALNEILADVTGDIVEELRVSDAGVEITMTEGTKPSKVMDLDTTKRVINTLFLYPNGVQRMSLDIEGLVETSLNLGVLTTEDAGVVLQSAIRSSVDAAKALLTKEVETLAMISGAEFEQGATYPAWKFNPNSKLQDMALEVHEKSTGKKAGIKAIHAGLECGLLSEKLPHCDMISFGPNMFDVHTPEEKLSVSSVENVWNYFLDLLKSSKDYL, from the coding sequence ATGAACGTTTTATCTGGTTTAAAGCCTGAAAAGGTCTTCAATTTTTTCGAGGAGATCAGTGCTATTCCTAGAGGATCCAAGAAAGAGGAACAAATAAGTGCGTATTTAGCAGATTTTGGAAGATCTAGAGGATTAGAGACTATACAGGATGAGGCTCTCAATGTAATAATCAAAAAGGATGCTACTCCGGGATATGAAGATGTACCAGCTATAATTATCCAAGGACATATGGATATGGTTTGGGAAAAAAATCTTGATACTGAATTTGACTTTGAAAATGAAGGTTTAAAACTTTTAATCGATGGAGATTATATAAAAGCTAAAGGAACTACTTTAGGAGCCGACAATGGTATAGCTGTTGCATTTGCACTGGCTGTATTGGATTCAAAGGATATTCCCCATCCAAAATTAGAAGTATTAATGACTTCTGATGAGGAAACAGGGATGTCTGGAGCTATGGCTTTAGACGGGAATTTATTGGAAGGTAAATATTTATTCAATATAGACACAGAGGAAGAGGGAGAGATCTATGTGAGCTGTTCAGGCGGGAACAGAACGACCCTTACAATTCCTGTGACATACACCGAACCTGCACTTGATTCATTCTATAATATCAGTGTTAGAGGATTATTCGGCGGGCATTCAGGGATGGAGATCCAGCTGCAAAGAGGGAACTCAAATAAGATCATGGGAAGAATATTAAAGGCTATATCGGATAAATTAACTATTAACTTAGTAAAGATAAATGGCGGGTCAAAAACCAATGCTATTCCTCGTGAGGGAGACGCAATGATCTCGGCAGCTAAAAAAGATACAGCGGCTTTAAATGAAATTTTAGCTGATGTAACTGGTGATATAGTAGAAGAGTTAAGAGTTTCAGATGCAGGTGTTGAAATCACCATGACAGAGGGAACAAAACCTTCTAAAGTGATGGACCTGGATACAACTAAGAGAGTTATCAATACTTTATTCTTATACCCCAATGGTGTTCAAAGGATGAGTTTAGATATAGAGGGACTGGTAGAAACTTCACTTAACTTGGGAGTTCTTACTACAGAAGATGCAGGTGTTGTTTTACAATCAGCTATTAGAAGTTCTGTAGATGCTGCTAAAGCTCTATTAACTAAGGAAGTTGAGACCCTTGCAATGATCTCAGGAGCTGAGTTTGAGCAAGGTGCTACTTATCCTGCCTGGAAATTTAATCCCAACTCAAAATTACAAGATATGGCATTAGAAGTTCATGAAAAATCAACTGGTAAGAAAGCTGGAATCAAAGCTATTCATGCAGGATTAGAATGCGGATTATTAAGTGAAAAATTACCTCATTGTGACATGATTTCCTTTGGTCCAAATATGTTTGACGTTCATACTCCTGAAGAGAAATTATCCGTATCTTCAGTTGAGAATGTATGGAACTATTTCTTAGACCTGTTGAAATCATCTAAAGATTACTTATAA
- a CDS encoding ABC transporter ATP-binding protein, with protein sequence MAVVKLKKVEKTYPNGFKAVHGIDLDIKDGEFMVFVGPSGCAKSTTLRMIAGLEDITGGEIIIGDQVVNELPPKDRGIAMVFQNYALYPHMTCYENMAFGLKLQKLPKAEIDERVRDAAEKLEITDLLDRKPKEMSGGQRQRVAVGRAIVRKPEVFLFDEPLSNLDAKLRVSMRVRITQLHQELKDAGQPATMVYVTHDQVEAMTMGDRICVLEYGVIKQVDTPINLYSRPKNKFVAGFIGSPSMNIIPSELLMDGGKVAVKVGETILHLPEEKAEKVKDHVGKKVWFGIRPEHIGSHETHPEKEEYITGKISIVEQMGNEEFIYFTIDGIQYSARLTSENVKETGNGKNYNFWFDMEKCHIFDYETDENISLV encoded by the coding sequence ATGGCAGTAGTAAAATTAAAAAAGGTAGAAAAAACATATCCAAATGGATTTAAAGCAGTTCATGGTATAGATTTAGATATCAAAGATGGAGAATTCATGGTATTTGTAGGACCATCTGGTTGTGCAAAATCTACAACTCTTAGGATGATTGCAGGACTTGAAGATATTACCGGTGGAGAGATAATCATAGGAGATCAAGTTGTAAATGAACTGCCTCCTAAGGATAGAGGGATTGCCATGGTATTCCAAAACTATGCACTTTACCCCCATATGACTTGTTATGAAAATATGGCATTTGGTCTGAAATTACAAAAATTACCCAAGGCTGAGATAGATGAAAGGGTAAGGGATGCAGCTGAAAAATTAGAGATAACCGATCTATTGGACAGAAAACCCAAGGAGATGTCTGGTGGACAGAGACAGAGGGTAGCAGTGGGAAGAGCTATTGTAAGAAAACCTGAAGTGTTCCTATTTGACGAACCGCTATCAAACTTAGATGCCAAATTAAGGGTTTCTATGAGAGTCAGGATCACTCAATTACATCAGGAATTAAAAGATGCCGGCCAGCCTGCTACCATGGTATATGTTACTCATGACCAGGTAGAAGCTATGACTATGGGAGACAGAATCTGTGTATTGGAATATGGTGTGATTAAACAGGTAGACACTCCTATCAACCTATACAGCAGACCAAAGAATAAATTTGTTGCAGGGTTTATCGGGTCGCCTTCTATGAATATCATTCCGTCTGAATTATTGATGGATGGGGGAAAGGTTGCTGTGAAAGTAGGAGAAACTATCTTACATCTCCCTGAGGAAAAAGCAGAAAAAGTAAAGGACCATGTAGGGAAGAAAGTGTGGTTTGGAATAAGACCTGAGCATATAGGATCCCATGAAACTCATCCAGAAAAGGAAGAGTATATAACAGGAAAGATCTCTATCGTGGAACAAATGGGGAACGAGGAGTTTATTTACTTCACAATAGATGGAATTCAATATTCTGCCAGATTAACTTCTGAAAATGTTAAAGAAACAGGAAATGGAAAAAATTATAACTTCTGGTTTGATATGGAAAAATGTCATATTTTTGACTATGAAACAGATGAAAATATATCTTTGGTGTAG
- a CDS encoding zinc ribbon-containing protein — MYAAGEKPGEGSYVCTMCHLEIIIENDGEELPRCPDCRATFYNETV, encoded by the coding sequence ATGTACGCAGCAGGTGAAAAACCAGGTGAAGGAAGTTATGTTTGTACTATGTGCCATTTAGAGATCATAATAGAAAATGATGGCGAAGAGTTACCAAGATGTCCAGACTGTAGAGCTACTTTCTACAATGAAACAGTTTAA